The following proteins come from a genomic window of Malus domestica chromosome 02, GDT2T_hap1:
- the LOC103406811 gene encoding probable polyamine oxidase 5: MVAKKSRVVIIGAGMAGVTAANKLYTAAGSKDLFELVVVEGGERIGGRINTSEFGGDRIEMGATWIHGIEGSPVHKIAQEINALESEQPWECMDGSSDEPTTVAEGGLVLEPDVVDRISSLFKNLMDYAQGKKVFDESPEIVCNGEFEYGKLGEEASRICASNGGVGKLSVGSFLRRGLDAYWVLTKNRDEQVNGNGNWSRKLLQEAIFAMHENTQRTYTSAGDLLTLDYNAESEYRMFPGEEITIAKGYLSIVQSLASVLPPGLIQLGKKVTEIQWQPENHTHSGYESDTRPVKLHFSDGSVLLANHVIITVSLGVLKASIRQDSGMFNPPLPRFKTEAISRLGFGVVNKLFLQLGSNHPPLKSHDFSKFPFLQMVFHRADSELRNKKIPWWMRKTASLCPLYHNSNVLLSWFAGKEALALEALSGEEIINGVSQTVSSFLSHTSHSHESCNGNGNPEGNSVQFSKVLKSQWASDPLFLGSYSYVAVGSSGEDLDSMAEPLPSDDSGSATSSSPPPLQILFAGEATHRTHYSTTHGAYLSGLREANRLLQHYQHVGV; this comes from the coding sequence ATGGTGGCGAAGAAATCACGGGTTGTGATCATTGGAGCGGGAATGGCCGGCGTCACGGCGGCGAACAAGCTGTACACTGCTGCTGGGTCCAAGGACTTGTTCGAGCTCGTGGTTGTGGAAGGCGGGGAGAGAATTGGCGGCAGAATCAACACGTCGGAGTTCGGCGGTGACCGGATTGAGATGGGAGCTACCTGGATCCACGGCATTGAAGGTAGCCCGGTTCATAAAATTGCTCAGGAAATCAATGCGCTCGAGTCGGAGCAGCCGTGGGAGTGCATGGACGGGTCCTCCGACGAGCCCACCACCGTCGCCGAAGGTGGGTTGGTGCTGGAACCGGATGTGGTGGACCGCATTTCGTCTCTCTTCAAGAACTTGATGGATTATGCTCAGGGGAAGAAGGTGTTTGATGAAAGTCCTGAAATAGTGTGCAATGGCGAATTTGAATATGGTAAGCTTGGAGAAGAAGCTTCCAGGATTTGTGCAAGCAATGGCGGTGTTGGGAAGCTCAGTGTCGGCTCTTTCTTAAGGCGAGGTCTTGATGCGTATTGGGTTTTGACGAAAAACCGAGATGAGCAGGTCAATGGCAATGGAAATTGGAGCAGAAAGTTGCTGCAAGAAGCCATCTTTGCAATGCATGAGAACACCCAAAGGACGTATACATCAGCTGGTGACTTGTTAACTCTTGATTACAATGCTGAAAGTGAGTACCGGATGTTTCCCGGCGAAGAAATTACCATTGCTAAAGGGTACTTGAGCATTGTTCAATCTCTAGCCTCTGTTCTCCCACCTGGGTTGATTCAATTAGGCAAAAAGGTCACAGAAATTCAATGGCAGCCGGAAAATCACACGCACAGCGGCTATGAATCTGACACAAGGCCCGTGAAGCTCCATTTTTCTGATGGGTCAGTTTTATTAGCCAATCATGTCATTATCACAGTTTCTTTGGGGGTGCTCAAAGCTTCGATTCGCCAAGATTCTGGTATGTTCAATCCACCTCTGCCTCGTTTCAAAACCGAGGCGATTTCGAGGCTTGGATTTGGCGTTGTTAACAAGCTGTTTCTGCAACTGGGTTCCAATCATCCTCCTCTGAAGTCCCATGATTTCAGCAAGTTTCCATTTTTACAAATGGTTTTCCACAGAGCAGACTCGGAGCTCAGGAATAAAAAGATCCCATGGTGGATGAGGAAGACGGCTTCTCTCTGCCCTCTCTACCACAATTCCAACGTTCTGCTTTCTTGGTTTGCAGGGAAAGAAGCACTTGCGCTAGAAGCACTTTCAGGTGAAGAGATTATCAATGGGGTTTCACAAACGGTCTCCAGCTTCCTATCACACACATCACACTCCCATGAATCGTGCAATGGGAACGGGAATCCAGAGGGGAATTCAGTACAATTTTCCAAGGTTTTGAAGAGTCAATGGGCTAGTGATCCTCTGTTTCTGGGATCATACTCATATGTAGCAGTTGGATCAAGCGGTGAGGATTTGGACAGCATGGCAGAGCCATTGCCATCTGATGATTCTGGCAGTGCCACTAGTTCTTCACCTCCTCCACTTCAAATTTTATTTGCAGGGGAGGCTACACACAGAACCCATTACTCTACAACCCATGGAGCTTACTTGAGTGGCCTCAGGGAAGCCAATAGGCTTCTCCAACATTACCAACATGTTGGGGTTTAG